GATGTACATCCTAGAGGGCGGGGGCATCGTGATAGACTCCCCGGGCATGAGGGAGCTACAGCTTTGGGAGGGCGAACAGGGGCTTTCCGAAACCTTCGACGATATCGAACAATTGGCCGCCCAATGCCGGTTCGGCGACTGCCGTCACCAGGAGGAGCCGGGCTGCGCCGTCAAATCGGCCCTGGAAAGCGGGGAGATAGACCGGACCAGGTACGAGAATTACCTGAAATTACAGCGCGAGCTTAAGCACCAGGAGACGCGAAACAATGCCAAGGTTCGGATGGAACAATCAAAGAGATGGAAGAATATTGCCAAGACTAGGAGGCATTTAAATAAGGATTCAACAATCCGATGACTCTTCTCAAATCTCAAAATGGATTAATGCAAATCATAAAAAAGAGACAAACATATGTGGATGGATGATAGTTTAGACGATCTTCCCGCAGGGAAGAAAATATACGACCGGCAACTGTTAAAACGGATGTTACCATTACTGAAACCATTTAAATTGAGCATCCTGGGCGGCGGGTTGATACTAGTGGTATCCTCCGGGCTAGGGCTGCTGCCCCCCCTGTTGCTCAAGCGGGCCATCGATGTCAACATCGCCGGTTCGGATTTCAACGGGTTGCTTATAACCGTAGGGCTGTATGTTTTGCTGCAATTGGCCACCTTCGGGGTCAACTACCTGATGCTGGTGGTGCTGGAATCGCTGGGGGTCCGGATCGTATCGGCCCTGAAAGAGCAGTTGTTCGGCCATATGTTGGGATTGGACATCGCCTATTTCGATCAGCACCCGGTGGGCAGATTGATCGCCCGTGTGGAGAGCGATACCGAGGCCATCCGCCGACTGTTCACCTCCACCATGTTCACCGTGCTGGGGGCGGTGGTCAGCCTGGCCGGGATGGTGTTCATCATGATGAAGGTCAGCCTGCAACTTTTTCTGGCGATCTCCACCCTGATCCCGGTGATATTCCTGCTGACCGTTCTGTTCCAGAAAAAGGTCCGGCCGCTATTCCTGGTAGTCCGTAAAAAATACGCCGAGATCGTGGCCTATCTTACTGAGATGGTTCAGGGCATGAAAGTGATCCAGGCCTTCTCCCGGGAGAGTGCGGTCAAACAAAAGATGGCTCAGCTCAACCGGTCGTATATCAAGACCCTGCTGCCGGCCGATGTTCTGACCATGGGCTTCTTCAGCCTGGTGGGGGTATTCGAGATAACCGGGTTGGCCATCATCCTGACGGTGGGCGGAAATATGGTGGCCAAAGGACTTTTGACCATCGGGGCCATGGTGTTGTTTCTGGGGTATTTAAGACAATTCTTCATGCCGGTATACGCTTTCTCCGAGCAGGTTGGCATCATGCAGCGGGCCTTTGCCGCCGCCCAGCGGGTCTTTGAGATCATGGATATCGAACCCAAGGTGATCAATGTTGTTTCAGGCAACAACTGGGACAATTTTAAAAATTCAATTGAATTCCAAGATGTCGATTTTTCCTATGTTACCAGGGCCGGAAACGACGAGCCCGACTGGGTGCTGCGGGACATCAATTTCACCATCAGCAAGGGCGAGAAGATCGCCCTGGTGGGCGCCACCGGCGGGGGAAAAAGTTCCATCATCAATCTGATGTTGAGGTTCTACGACCCCCAGGCCGGTAGCATATCCATCGATGGGATCGACATCAAGGAAATACCCATAGACAAACTGCGCCGGCACTTCGGCCTGGTGCTGCAGGATGTGTTCCTTTTTCCGGGAACGGTGCGGGAGA
This window of the Candidatus Edwardsbacteria bacterium genome carries:
- a CDS encoding ABC transporter ATP-binding protein/permease, which produces MDDSLDDLPAGKKIYDRQLLKRMLPLLKPFKLSILGGGLILVVSSGLGLLPPLLLKRAIDVNIAGSDFNGLLITVGLYVLLQLATFGVNYLMLVVLESLGVRIVSALKEQLFGHMLGLDIAYFDQHPVGRLIARVESDTEAIRRLFTSTMFTVLGAVVSLAGMVFIMMKVSLQLFLAISTLIPVIFLLTVLFQKKVRPLFLVVRKKYAEIVAYLTEMVQGMKVIQAFSRESAVKQKMAQLNRSYIKTLLPADVLTMGFFSLVGVFEITGLAIILTVGGNMVAKGLLTIGAMVLFLGYLRQFFMPVYAFSEQVGIMQRAFAAAQRVFEIMDIEPKVINVVSGNNWDNFKNSIEFQDVDFSYVTRAGNDEPDWVLRDINFTISKGEKIALVGATGGGKSSIINLMLRFYDPQAGSISIDGIDIKEIPIDKLRRHFGLVLQDVFLFPGTVRENLTLGAEMTREQLDRAVEILGLQRILDKMPSGLESELTERGANLSQGERQLVSFARALAFDPQILILDEATSSVDPMSERLIQQGIRRLLEGRTAVIVAHRLSTILDADKIMVIHKGRIVESGRHQELLEKNGYYAKLYRIQFA